AACTCTAACATCAGCAAATACCAGAAGTTAATGCActacataatcataaaaatgaacACCGCACAAACAATCGGACGTCGTGGAGCTACTGAATACGTGAATTAATAGAAGCGTTACCGGCGAGAGAGTCATCGGGGTCATGAGTAGCATCGCAGAAGGGTTTAGGCGGCTGATTAAGAGATGCGGTGATAAAAGAGCAGGCAACCGCCACCGCAGCGGCGATAGAAACGACGGCGATCAAGCGGAAAAAGTCGGCCGTGGAAGACGGCAGAGAATTGAAGGATGGCTCCGCCGGAAAGAGAGTGTGGTAGGAGGAGGGTTTAGGCCTCTTTTTCTTCATAGTTTATGATTTGGGATTTCAATCGAATAATGAAGAAATTACACTTTCAACTTCAAGCCGAGGGTCAATACCTGATAAAAAGAAGCTATGCACTACTACTATTGGTTAAATTAAACTAGTGTtaacacccgtgctatgcacgggccAAAATAGTTTTCACATGcaaatgagaaacaatattattttgcagagttttaaaaatcagatatgtatataattctccgtctcataaaaaatgtcacacttgaATAATgacatcaaattttaaaaaatatattttgtgtattaactggagaattttttttttatagtattaatattgaGGGGGGTTGAAGAAAccaatttccaaaaaaaatgtaacaatTTTGTAATACAACCTAGAAACAAGGGATCAGAGTCTAGAAAACTATTActactaaaaagtaaaatgacatcttatcaaataataactaaaaatataaatttatttatattaaaaattaaaataacatggcCGCATATGTTGATTGTAACATCTAATATAcgaatattattaattatggaaAATTTAACATGCATGcatgcacaaattttaataaacattATCACCATTAATAATGAAACAGATTATTTGCACCCGTGCATTGCACGGCGGAAGAGAATGATGTACCttaactatttaataaagaaatatgcCACAATGCGGATGGAGTAGTAGGTagttttaagaatataataaaatttgacattatatgtTTAAATAACGATTGTGTTACTGACtttaattataagaattttatatattttttttaattcttaagCTTTAAAACTATTCCCTCAGTCCGCGATTAGGAGTCTCAATCACTTTTGcacacttattttataaaaatgataaaaaatagtttaagtggaaatatagtaaagtaaaagagagaataatgttgagaagacttttgtcaacattattttctctcttactttaccatttctccactttaaaaatatttattatttttattaaacaggtgcgcaaaagtgaccaAAACTCTtaatcgcggacggagggagtatataatttcataattaaattcttaatattttgaaataacatTAATGTTGTAAagctatataaaaaatatttttttccttggTAAAaccatataattatattaaaatttaatttgacgGAAATGCAATGAAGGAAGcagtttaaaatattgataataattCGCATTTGATGTAGATACAACTTTACAGATAACACTTCACTATAAACATTCCGATAATTTGTGAAACctcaaaaattaaacaaatctCTACTCATTTTTAAAGATGTATACTGCctttagcaatttaaataaacatatacgTACCATTTACAAATTACATAGCATAAATAGTTGATACAATAACAAAGTGGGGCCATAATTCTTTGTCTCTCGATCCAAGCCCAACTCGCCTTCGGCCACCTCATGATTGCCTATCCGGCCAGCATCGCCACCATGCTGTCACTCTGTCTAGCTGTTTCGTCGCCCACCTGCTTCACCTGCGTGGATTCAGAAATGCTCAAACGATTTCTAAAAAACCTGAACCTTAACTCTGACTTCAAGAGGTTCCCtttaatgagagagagagagcaaagGAGAAAAAGATGTCCGTTTTGTGAAATACTCAATTTCAGAGCCTCTCAGGCCACGGCGAGCAAATCTATGCCCAACTTAACTCTGTCTGTTTATACTTGGTGCGTTGGCACTCGAGGCAGTCTGAATAACCTTTCCAGATTTTCTTGAGTGAAGACATCAGGAGAATTGTTCCAAAGCTTTCTCCAATCCATTTCTCCACCACTGCACTGtaaagataaatgaaaatatctcATGCATGTAACTTAATTTATATCCTTTGTTACATCATATTAACTAATAAAGAATTAACGAAAGTACAAAAAAGGGAGGAAGTATGAAacatcaaaactaaaaaattcttaataatgtTGAGATAACCTACTAATAACCAATTCACAATACCAATCTCAAAAACAAACCATCATAGGACCAATCTTGAACTGAAAAAGAGAGAACATCAActtagagagagaattttcTTAATGGAGTTTTGAAAGTTTGGCTcgtatttatagaaaaatatttcagtTTTGCTCTTTTAGTTATTGGGCAAATTGAAAGTTGGCGTGCCAACTTTTTTCCCCTAAATCAAGATTGCCAGGTTTCTTATTGGAATATGAACTATCTCTACACATAAATCTAAAACTTTTTCCATATACACTCATTTTTCCCGCTTAACTGCACAAAAAAGGCATTTTAGATGGAGCTACACTCATTGTAGCTATAGCCTTATTAGCATCTGCAACATTACATAGAAAGATGGTTCATCTCAAAAGAATACAACCGATTGTCCtcttcttttccattttcctGCCAAAAATGCCACCCAAAAACTgtcattttatataatgaaagATTTGCATTATGAAATTAAGATATTGtgttaaatatattaaataataataaaataaatatgatcgaaaaaaaatagaagagataagagagaataaaaagtaggtaataaaataaagtaaaaattattatattctttaatttttatccaaaaaaattaaatgacacAACTTTATTGAACGTCCCAAGAAGAAATACTATAACTCCTATAAGTTTATCACATTCTACTATTTCATCCGATCTAATCAATAAAGGAAATATGGACtctatgaaaatatcaatGGAAACGAAGGTAACATAGCGAATTTGCTGACACAATCTTAGTGATGATTTTATAGATGATTACTAAACTATTTTGCTTAAATCAAAATGattactaaatttttatttatttcaaataaacatTAAGATTTATACCTTTATTAtgatatttaatcaatttttttaacaattttattcaaaatagtAAACAAAATACCACATAATCTAACAATTttaagttaaataaataaataacctatcattatttatatcaaaatggatctaaacttataaaaaaaaagaagagaaaagttGACTATATTCATAGATCTTTCAACACCATGAGCTACTCACCCCTAGggtaattttttatatcaaactCATATGTTTGAAGAGTGCAAACTCTCATTGATTCAAGAACAGTTTTGGGTCAAGGAAAAAACCCTCCATTCAATTATTTACtgcatattcaaaattaagttTAATCTCAATGAATGTGAAGCTATGTTTTAGTTGAATTTGGGCATAATCTGCATCTCAAgcatttgaaaaattgaaagaggGGAACCAGGCTTGTTGGCTCGAAATCCATGGAGTTCTTAGATGAATATGAGAGCAAGCCTAGGTTCATGTTCCAATCCAAGCATCTCCCTGATGAATCTCTTCAcaattcctcctcctcctccttctctCTCGCTTCTCTCCATAAGCCCACCCTtttcatttccctttttgtcTCTCTGCTCCTCTTCTCTCTCGCCCTAATTTACTTCAATTTCGAACCCCTCAAATCGATCCTCTTATGGCTCTCCCTATCCCTTCTAATCGGCCCCTTCGCGCCCCCCTCTCTCACCGCCGGCGACATCCGCGTCGGCGTCGGCCCGCCGCTGGAGGAAATCCCCGCCGCTCCGATTGAAATCACCGAAAAACCAAGCAGAAAATCGGCAAAATCAACCAGGAAAGCATCTGAAGAAACCGAGGGGAATTCGAATGCGATCGATTTATCTCGTTTCGATCTGCCCAAGCAGCGATCGAACAGATCATCAATTGAGGCAGTGGTTGAGGCCAAGGCGGAGGAGTGGGGCGAGGCAGACGACGAGATGTTGAAGAAGCTGATGGGGAAGCACCCGGTGGGGAAGCCGGGGCGGTGGGAAGCCATAACGGAGGGTTTCAAGGGGAGGCACAAGGTGGAGACTGTGATTGCAAAAGCCAAACACATTGGAGATAAGAAGGGCGGCGATCAGGATTCTTACGCCAAGTTTCTCAAGGATAGGGAGAAGAGGCATGTTGAGGAGGAGGATGGGATGAAGGAGAGCGGATGGAGCGCGGGGGAGGATCTGGCATTGCTGAATGCATTGAAGGCGTTTCCTAAGGAGGTGGCGATGCGGTGGGAGAAGGTTGCAGCTTCTGTTCCCGGGAAAACCAAGGCCGCCTGTGTTGCCAGAATGGCCGAGCTCAAGAAGGATTTTCGGACATCTAAGGCTTCTGCCCAACCTTCTTCTTAGGTAAACCATTCCTACATTTCCCTAAAACTTGTgtatttgatatatgttgtatCGTAGTTTGTTTTGGAAACAATAGACTTGTGTTTTGTGTTCATTCTGATGGATATGGGTTTAATAAAAAAGGGATATTGGCGCCTAATAGTACCgaactttccaaaaatttgtttcccccccccccccaaactaacttgacatataatatcacgaactttaatAATTGTTCATTTTTCTCACCAGCGACAAAATCCGgctatatttcattttcatttgttattacGTCACATAAGATATGGTTACCACTGAAAAATGATAGGAATGTGATTACAAAGTCCCTAGAAGCCAAATATGATTATTCATCTCATTTTAATGTAGTTGGATTTTGTGGTCGGTGGGAAAAATTCAACGACTATTTAAGTTTGTGATATAATATGCCAAGTTGAAAGTTCGTGaaacaaatttttgaaaagtttcgtgatattaggcACCAATATgcctaataaaaattatgtgaCTTTATCGAATGTTTGCCTTTCTCGATCAAATGTAGGATATATATACAATGAGGGGGATTTCATAGATAAGGGTTTAGTACAAATCATCTGAATACATCTAGATGCTTTTCTCTTCTTGATCAAATGCAGGGTATGTATCCAATAAAAGGGGATTTGATGGATAAGAGTTTAATACAGATCATCTGACTATATCATATGCTTGGTCTTCTTGATCAAATGTAGGATGTGTACTGAATAAGGGGGTTTGATGGATAAGGGTTTAATACCAATTGTTTgactataattttttctatgCATCCATCTATCTATGGAGTATTTTCTCTCGAGTCTTCCAAGGTGAACCATAAGATTCATCTTGGTTCTAGTTTGCACTATTGTGTTAGCTAATCTCTAGAGTTGACtgtaaattagaaaaagaaacaattaTAAACTCTTTTTCTGCAGATGAATTGCTCGGTAGCTCCCCCtgtcccattttttcttttcttttttcttagtTATGAAAAGACAACAGGGCTTGAAGTATACAGAGAAACTTGCACTTGAATATTTCTTTCAATGTCGGAGGATGCCGATTAAAGTTTGGATTCGGACAACAATATGAATCCTTTGCGAAACTTCTAATGATATGAATGCCACATTGATTCCatgtgaatgtgtgtgtggATAACATATAAGTGGTACTCAACCATTTTCCTTTGACCTTGGTTTTGGGTTAAGTTAGGGAGCCCTAACTTATATGCTTATCAATATTCAATTGTTAGAGGTAGGCAGCTGTTGAGTGTGGAATAACAGATAAGTGGGAGTCAACCCTTTGCTTTTGGCAATGATTTTGAGTTAAGTTAAGAATCTCCCAACTTTTATGCATGCTTATCAGTAGAAATTAGAGGTGGGTGGCTGTTGGCTGGAACAAACAGGAGAACGTAGGAAAAAATCACCAGGAACGAAGAACAGTTCGATCTAATTGATAAAACTGACCTAGGAAACATGTAAGCCTATTTATAAGCCTAttaaaactataattaaatgaagaCTCGTATAAACTAGAAAAATGTGAACAAATCATTCTACGAGATATAATTGATCTTTCAGATGCTGCAACATTTATGCTCCTattggaaatttgaatttgtaagCAAGAATGTAAATGGCCACTGTATGAGCTTTCATGGTATTTATacacaaaatttgtttttcatattgtaggatttgttgattttcttgGAGGAAGCTACTGCTCTCTTGGGTGTGTCCTTTTTTGATGGATGAAGAGCATCGTTGTTAAGAATGCTGGAGATGAGCAGAGTTATATATGTTGCACATTAACATTATCAAACGCCAAGTATGAATTACAGAACTCAGATTCAAGACTTTGTCAAAGTAATTTGATGATTCTATTTCTATACCATACCAGTGCTACTGATAAGTGTTACTTGACTTATTTCAGCATTCACTATTATTCATAATAGATTTATCGGCATTTAATAGACAATTTTCGGTTGGTTTTGCACTCAATTTTGAAATGTGTAAATAAAACATTGTGTAGATATGTTTCAGAAAGCAGgtacatacaaaatataaacatgaaaCTAATAAAGTGGTGGCAATCCACTTTGAGTCTTTAACAAACCTATCTAAATAACAAGATTTGGATCTTGCGAGATCCTCAACTATTCTTTGCCTACAAATAAATACGAATTAGAGAGTGAAAATGTATAATTAGAGCGTGGGTACTAATGATGTTTGATATCGAAGTTAGTCTAACTACATCAAGGCCCAGTGAGCCCATGGTTATTTCTTTGTGTTCAAACGacaatttttctatattattttctctcttactttactttctctctgactatttattattatcttcGCAAAACAACGGCctaaaagaaatcaatcacttgagCTTCGACAAAGGATGTAAGAGATATGaataaaaagatgaaaaaaaagaggatgcatattagaaattagaaatatactcctactaaataaataatactaatatcttcttcttttttctctctttctctcaaatgtctctatttttatgggacgaagcgagtatgatttaaatgacaattttcatcagcattttaataatttagaacAATTGTGAAAGGTACAAAAATTATGACGtaatttgctatttttaaaaattatgcattaagcaaaaatcaaccaaaaattatgatttaaatcacaattttctcTTGAATATATGTTAGATATTGCAGAGTCATGTGGACTCTATTATTACAAATGGAGAGTGGCACTTTTTAGatgaaccaaaataaaatataacaaatttttcATGGCAGGTGgagtaataatatttattttgcatgCATGGAAATACTTCATGTGATCAGTGATATCGGCCTTACAATAGGTGTATAAAATGGCAGGTAATAGTAATCTAAGATGAAACTATACCTTGTGTTTGTGGTATCTATACACATTTCCCTCTGTCAATTAAACGAAAATGGGAAATGAGAATGTCTAGCAAACTGAGCTTTCTCCTTATGTTAATTGCTAAATGTTGTGTTGTTTACCTTGCACATAGAATCTATCTTCAAGGACTAAAGTAAGTTGAAATAGGATCCCATTTGAAAGGAGTAACAAGATTCAACAAGTAGATAAAGATTATATAGATGTATGTTGCTCAGTCCCGCATAAGTAGATATCAAGATAAAGTACATtctgtgtgtttttattagcCAATGGGTAGAGAGGTTAATGCTTGAGGCCAAACAAAGGTCTCATGTCGAGTACTCCATGACGcggattataaatttaaattcatttaccCATAAAAAAGTACGTTCTTGTGCATGTCATGAAGCACTTCACCACAAAATCTTCAGTAGAGAATTTTTCAGAGAAAGATATGAACAGTGAGGTTCTCAGCAAAGAAAATGAAGCACTTCACTACAAAATCTTCAGTCGAGAATTTTTCAGAGAAAGATATGAATAGTGAGGTTCTCAGCAAATAGATGATCTATGTAGATCCGAGAGGCAGAAGGTAAACCCGGAAAAAAGTAGTTGCAGAAGTCACAATTGATGAACCACAGAGCTGAAAGAGAGTAAATAAATCACCAGAATGTACATAATCTTAGACATGAGTAACAGCATAAAAAACAGGAGTGTGTAAACTATGGTACTTACAACAGGAAGCCATTGTAATGAAATTTCTATCAGTCTCCTCTATACTGTAACATCAAGATATTATACAACTTACTATTTATGTAATGTAATCAATCCTGCTGCAACTTTCACAACATTAGCAAGTAACAGAAACTTACACCAAATGCTACAAACATTTGACAGCTTCAATTCCAGCCATCCAATAACAGGAACTTCAGAGTGGGGATGGATTGAAAATTTGCAACTCTGCTGCAGAATTAGTCATGTTGTCAGCCTGACAAAATTGGACTTGTGGTCCAACTGGGGAGTCCTTAAAACTGCCCAGCTCGAATGTCCCTGTCAAGGCGATCCGCATTGAGAGTGCCAGGAAGTTCTCTGAAATCTTCATTGAATACAGAATATGCACTGGATAACAACAGCAGCAAGGTTAGTGAAGCAGTAAATGAACCATCAATTTGCATTAAGACTGACCGTTTCACAACTTAAAACCAATTTCCCTTTTAGAGATGTCCTGTTATCAGGGAGGAAAAAGATATGATCAGGATTACATATGAagtgaatatttataatcaaaatctttttcgatttctcaaaattttcatatatccAAATGTTGTGAATGCTGTAAGAGGGACCTTAACTATTGCATCAATAATTCAAACCATTGGAAATTATACTtgggaaaatataaaaattgtctCAATGTTAACGTATTCATAAACATGTCCCAAGATTTAAAATGCTGCCTTTTGGTGCCTAATGTAAAATAACCCCAGATTTTGGTGTCTAATCTACGGATCACGCTAAAGGCTGACATGGATTTATCTATT
The nucleotide sequence above comes from Salvia hispanica cultivar TCC Black 2014 chromosome 5, UniMelb_Shisp_WGS_1.0, whole genome shotgun sequence. Encoded proteins:
- the LOC125190315 gene encoding transcription factor MAMYB, whose protein sequence is MEFLDEYESKPRFMFQSKHLPDESLHNSSSSSFSLASLHKPTLFISLFVSLLLFSLALIYFNFEPLKSILLWLSLSLLIGPFAPPSLTAGDIRVGVGPPLEEIPAAPIEITEKPSRKSAKSTRKASEETEGNSNAIDLSRFDLPKQRSNRSSIEAVVEAKAEEWGEADDEMLKKLMGKHPVGKPGRWEAITEGFKGRHKVETVIAKAKHIGDKKGGDQDSYAKFLKDREKRHVEEEDGMKESGWSAGEDLALLNALKAFPKEVAMRWEKVAASVPGKTKAACVARMAELKKDFRTSKASAQPSS